The proteins below come from a single Micromonas commoda chromosome 8, complete sequence genomic window:
- a CDS encoding predicted protein, producing MRVPVSGGAVESGVRPEESNPWGRGSSGSYAARWGACAWPLRKEDPGSRSEEAVCVWGGAPCADEREILLLPVDPNGKRRRIQSTGEHPRARESAGVAAVKRGASVAHVVYGGFAQDAAAASATSDPPGAEGEPLGDAFLIDGNMRWRALVPFGGVAPPPRGGHALVPIASNKAFVFGGRGSDGAHLGDAWILELHSTASVAAGWSGKNVDARWEQSPVRDRDAPAPQPREAAGAAYVAPSKSAGENARWTSIGNMVRQLDPKSRTPGGTPSAPPSAPPSGDGDGDDAGDGDKGDKSYGGKRGEVWIFGGCDESGVLDDVWRYDVDTCAWHPTRRPTGTTKRGQAGGGRGVSKAAAAAGAEKKNVAWPPGRFGHAVVVVPARELDPTAAARLHVADESPCAVIHGGCGAGGEVLNDVWAFSFERERWTRLSGDSPETSGEFDRAREVSRGSKWTDAPGRCAHGCVYVAGALRLFGGIASGTQLASVHESVNVYLSATAAERARDRGAVFSKSGDKPLADAENPALSPPDPPPPAAARGRTLAGLDPPPADTLNASLDINTEDGGDQGARLTALKGLRWIDGESGRKKRKEETPASPPAGADVDTGADVAADVAADVDAEAEAADAKTPSPDASTDFEFGGEGDVDVGVDKYRDEIGAAMAHIAATGRLKSSKRRAPPHSEEGSPIAKPTTSARTEDLPPTVIKPRRNRALGTGDVEVPAAVAEEEESPDSALPEEAALGPSRGGRGGGRGAGGRGGRAGGRGGRGRGRGAKPAGDAPVPEAHWLAPDAVKPIAAPGVRVVSEGSMSDEDSRDSENKDDKGDGDSENARALEKAREAEAKAAAAAERAARLKEEAARAAAEAAAAAAGDDDDDDDDEDDFRVVQKGSGTEPPVHLDDTHVNGSRGSKGKHRWSAVSVGPTPPSLKGRFQEAGAAWASAGLEVIKDTPPVSDQGHPTGVGAGKTPEEKVAEAEDDQELNTHAYDLFCVWRRMSRDDEESDDAITAAWDAMDPELKLHFFEQARIARSGGEADVDVTLHVVRKELESTADPDTDEAARAAALAAGKTPHTATRVLRFDAEHEGPGTEGEDGGIDEAGLAAAIMDVDHSRKALATPEEDRQRLEDDAERPPAVSNAQTKPQRTGLGVDVDGSLLGKKFEDGEITGGFEAGYFLSCVVDGVRCRGVLFSPVLALQKCAGDGTPVVVLPSYCDPGRMVYDGALQSVVFADDEGRTKEVWGKDYVNPQHPGDKTVKGRAAQVVDGGKQPHPAPPGADERERKRDREGVGDLADGGVGAEGRVKRSAKESADGSAPSAPAPAPVAASPAEPAPEPGSRQPEKRGRGRPKGSKNKTPGEKAEKAKVAKTPREKHAADGAPTKRGPGRPPKISQPTPPKPDEGANALVDPLSPDAAAPSAPSAPAPADTGGKRPRGRPKGSGAKGKAPGAKRARLTDGALQNVLNLTAGVVEDIGAVVGDLSSDDDDDVPIAAMVPSATKSAASPAVPTVPTVDGVPVKRPRGRPKGYRPSLMKKKPPPPPAPASPLEAQDDEVDFEVDGDDDDEPILRPSGTLDDVVERTPVKRKPGRPKQSRAKGSLDHFASSEATRQFAMAQDAFDAKTGELASIRDDPEAVKARASDGALVLVTRVAGYVRSWAIPLAEAEEIVRTGDRPTVPELCGVRLAVRRDNPGECENPFAGYLMAQPHTGLPPAQYMHGHQKKLADVVDLPSVGPITVVRRDLGSFGAPDMQALYALMHEIVDAYGDKGKAGDESARARMCVSEFQIYRALRPTGLDTQDVHPPPHLLRPRVRLKGLKSAPALNGLCGYRDAYDDVKRRWHVYLDGKTGLDKPLGIRAENLEIFSDKIEACAKTCANAVEDLLVAGRRRCEREGKEWISEEEVSWAAFSGVFPAVPPPQ from the exons GCTTCGCgcaggacgccgccgccgcctccgccacctcggacccgcccggcgccgagggcgaacCCCTgggcgacgccttcctcATCGACGGGAACATgcgatggcgcgcgctcgtgcccttcgggggcgtcgcaccgcccccccgcggcggccacgcgctcgtccccATCGCATCCAACAAGGCATTCGTCTTCGGAGGCCGCGGCTCGgacggcgcgcacctcggcgacgcgtggatcctcgagctgcactccaccgcgtcggtggcggccgGGTGGAGCGGTAagaacgtcgacgcgcgctggGAGCAGTCGCCGGTTCgagaccgcgacgcgccggcgccccaACCTCGAGaagccgccggagccgcgtACGTGGCTCCGTCAAAATCTGCGGGTGAAaacgcgcggtggacgtccaTTGGCAACATGGTCCGCCAGCTGGACCCAAAGTCGCGAACCCCCGGCGGcaccccctcggcacccccctcggcacccccctccggcgacggcgacggcgacgatgcgggcGACGGTGACAAGGGCGATAAGTCGTACGGGGGtaagcgcggcgaggtttgGATCTTCGGCGGGTGCGACGAGAGCggcgtgctcgacgacgtgtgGCGGTACGACGTGGACACGTGCGCGTGGcacccgacgcgtcgcccgaccGGGACGACGAAGCGCGGgcaggctggcggcggacggggtgtgagcaaggcggcggcggcggcgggcgccgagaagaagaacgTCGCGTGGCCCCCCGGTAGGTTCGgacacgccgtcgtcgtcgtccccgcgcgcgagctggacccaaccgccgccgcgcgccttcacgtcgccgacgagagcCCGTGCGCGGTGATCcacggcgggtgcggcgcgggcggtgagGTGCTGAACGACGTCTGGGCGTTTTCGTttgagcgcgagcgatggacgcggctcTCCGGCGACTCACCGGAGACTTCCGGGGAGTTTGATCGTGCGCGCGAGGTCAGCCGGGGATCCAAGTGGACCGACGCGCCCGGACGGTGCGCGCACGGATGCGTgtacgtcgccggcgccctgcgACTCTTCGGGGGAATCGCGTCggggacacagctggcgagcGTCCACGAGTCGGTCAACGTGTACCTCAGCGCGAcagccgcggagcgcgctcgcgatcgcggcgccgtctttTCAAAGTCGGGCGACAAacccctcgcggacgcggaaaACCCGGCactgtcgccgccggatcccccgcctcccgccgccgcccgcggcagGACGCTGGCCGGCCTCGACCCGCCCCCGGCCGATACCCTCAACGCGTCGCTGGACATAAAcaccgaggacggcggcgaccaagGCGCGAGGCTCACCGCGCTGAAGGGTCTGCGTtggatcgacggcgagtcgGGACGGAAGAAGAGGAAGGAggagacgcccgcgtcgccgccagccggAGCCGACGTGGACACCGGAGCTGACGTGGCCGCTGACGTGGCCGCTGACGTGGATGCCGaagccgaagccgcggaCGCTAAGACGCCGTctcccgacgcgtccaccgactTTGAGTTTGGCGGGGAGGGCGATGTCGACGTTGGGGTGGATAAATATCGCGACgagatcggcgcggcgatggcgcacatcgccgccaccgggcGCCTCAAATCGTCCAAGagacgcgctcctcctcaTTCCGAAGAGGGCTCGCCGATTGCcaagccgacgacgtcggcgcggacggaggACCTACCGCCGACGGTGATCAAGCCCCGACGGAACCGCGCACTCGGTAccggggacgtcgaggtccccgccgccgtcgccgaggaagaggaaTCGCCGGACTCTGCGCtccccgaggaggctgcgctcgggccgtcgcgaggcggtcggggcggcgggaggggggCCGGCGGAAGGGGAGGACGGGCCGGGGGTAGGGGAGGACGgggccgcggtcgcggcgccaagcccgcgggcgacgcgccggttcCCGAGGCGCACTggctcgcgccggacgccgtcaagcccatcgccgcgccgggcgtgcGGGTCGTCTCCGAGGGGTCCATGAGCGACGAAGACTCGCGCGACTCGGAGAACAAAGACGAcaaaggcgacggcgactcgGAGAACGCCAGGGCGCTCGAGAAGGCGCGggaggccgaggcgaaggctgccgcggccgcggagcgcgcggcgcggctcaaggaggaagccgcgcgcgcggcggccgaggcggcggcggcggcggcgggcgacgacgacgacgacgacgatgacgaggatgATTTCCGCGTCGTTCAAAAAGGTTCCGGAACCGAACCGCCCGTTCACCTCGACGACACGCACGTCAACGGCAGCCGCGGATCCAAGGGGAAGCACCGGTGGTCCGCCGTGTCCGTCGGTCCCACGCCCCCGTCGCTCAAGGGGCGGTTCCAGGAAGCCGGAGCCGCGTGGGCGTCAGCGGGACTCGAGGTGATAAAGGACACCCCGCCGGTCAGTGATCAAGGACACCCcacgggcgtcggcgccggtaagaccccggaggagaaggtggccgaggcggaggacgaccaGGAGCTGAACACGCACGCATACGACCTGTTCTGCGTGTGGCGTCGCATGTcccgggacgacgaggagagcgacgacgccatcacGGCGGCTTGGGACGCGATGGATCCCGAGCTCAAGCTCCACTTTTTCGAGcaggcgaggatcgcgaggtccggcggcgaggccgacgtcgacgtgacCCTTCACGTCGTCCGAAAGGAGCTGGAGAGCACCGCGGACCCCGAcacggacgaggcggcgcgcgccgccgcgctcgccgccggcaagACGCCCCACACGGCCACGCGAGTTCTCCGCTTTGACGCCGAGCACGAGGGTCCCGGCACGGAAGGGGAGGACGGCGGGATAGACGAGGCGGGTCTGGCGGCGGCCATCATGGACGTCGACCACTCGCGCAAGGCGCTGGCCACCCCGGAAGAGGACAGGCAGCGTttggaggacgacgcggagcgccCGCCGGCTGTGTCCAACGCTCAAACGAAGCCCCAACGGACGGGTttgggcgtcgacgtcgacggttCGCTGCTTGGGAAAAAGTTTGAAGACGGCGAAATCaccggcggcttcgaggcGGGTTACTTTCTCAGCTgcgtcgtggacggcgtGCGGTGCCGCGGCGTGCTCTTCTCCCCGGTCCTCGCGCTGCAGAAgtgcgccggggacggcaccccggtcgtcgtcctcccgaGCTACTGCGATCCAGGGAGGATGGTGTACGACGGGGCGCTGCAGAGCGTGGTATTCGCGGATGACGAGGGTCGGACAAAAGAGGTTTGGGGCAAAGATTACGTAAACCCGCAACACCCGGGAGATAAGACGGTCAAGGGCAGGGCGGCGCAGGTGGTGGACGGGGGCAAGCAGCcgcatcccgcgccgcccggcgccgacgagcgcgagcggaaGCGGGATCGGGAGGGGGTGGGGGATCTGGCGGAcggcggggtcggggcggAGGGTCGGGTGAAGCGATCGGCGAAGGAGAGCGCGGACggatccgcgccgtccgcgcccgcgcccgcgcccgtcgcggcgtcccccgcggaacccgcgccggaACCGGGTAGCCGCCAGCCGGAgaagcgcgggcgcggacggccgAAGGGTTCCAAGAACAAGACCCCCGGCGAGAAGGCGGAAAAGGCTAAAGTCGCGAAGACGCCCCGCGAAAaacacgccgcggacggagCGCCGACGAAGCGGGGACCCGGCCGGCCGCCCAAGATCTCGCAACCGACCCCTCCCAAACCGGACGAGGGAgcgaacgcgctcgtcgaccccctgtcgcccgacgccgcggcaccctcggcaccctcggcacccgcgccggctgATACCGGCGGCAAGCGACCCCGCGGCAGGCCGAAGGGCTCGGGCGCCAAGGGCAAGGCACccggcgcgaagcgcgcgaggctcaccgacggcgcgctccagAACGTGCTGAACCTGACGGCGGGAGTCGTGGAGGACATCGGCGCCGTTGTCGGGGATCTCAgttcggacgacgacgacgacgttcccATCGCGGCCATGGTCCCGTCGGCTACGAAGAGtgccgcctcccccgcggtgccgacggtgCCGACGGTGGATGGCGTTCCCGTGAAGCGGCCGCGGGGCAGGCCGAAGGGGTACAGGCCCAGCCTCATGAAgaagaagccgccgccgccgcccgccccggcttCGCCGTTGGAGGCGCaagacgacgaggtcgactTTGAGGTtgacggagacgacgacgacgagcccatCTTGAGACCGAGCGGCAccctggacgacgtcgtcgagaggACGCCGGTGAAGCGAAAGCCGGGACGGCCCAAGCAGTCCCGCGCTAAGGGTTCGCTGGA TCACTTCGCTTCCTCGGAAGCGACGAGGCAGTTTGCCATGGCGcaggacgcgttcgacgccaagacgggcgagctcgcgagcatccgcgacgaccccgaGGCTGTCAAGGCCagggcgagcgacggcgcgctcgtcctcgtcacgcgcgtcgccggataCGTCCGCTCGTGGGCGATACccctggcggaggcggaggagatcgtCCGCACGGGAGACAGACCGACGGTGCCCGAGCTGTGCGGCGTGCGactcgccgtgcgccgcgatAACCCGGGCGAGTGCGAGAATCCCTTCGCAGGGTACCTCATGGCGCAGCCGCACACCGGCTTACCCCCCGCGCAGTACATGCACGGCCACcagaagaagctcgcggacgtcgtcgacctgCCAAGCGTGGGTCCCATCACGGTGGTGCGTCGAGACCTCGGCTCCTTCGGCGCCCCCGACATGCAAGCGCTCTACGCCCTCATGCAcgagatcgtcgacgcgtacgGCGACAAGGGCAAGGCTGGGGACgagtccgcgcgcgcgcggatgtgCGTCAGCGAGTTTCAGATATACCGCGCGCTCAGACCGACGGGGCTGGACACGCAGGACGttcacccgccgccgcacctACTTCGACCGAGGGTACGTCTCAAGGGACTGaagagcgcgcccgcgctcaaCGGACTGTGCGGATACCGCGACGcgtacgacgacgtcaagcGGCGATGGCACGTGTACCTCGACGGCAAGACGGGCCTGGACAAGCCGCTGGGGATCAGAGCCGAGAACCTGGAAATCTTCTCGGATAAAATCGAAGCGTGCGCCAAGACGTGCGCAAACGCGGTGGAGGATCTTCTCGTCGCTGGCCGGCGCAGGTGCGAACGCGAGGGGAAAGAGTGGATCAGTGAGGAGGAGGTGAGTTGGGCGGCGTTCAGTGGGGTGTTTCCCGCggttccgccgccgcagtGA